Genomic window (Candidatus Hydrogenedentota bacterium):
TAAAATATAAAAGAACATACTGCCCGCTTCGGGGAGACGCGTCCAACCGCGGAACCCGACCTGCTCTATGCGGAGAATTGACAGCTTGCTGGCGAGCTCTGGCCTTTTTTGCATCAACACTGCGACACCGGCAACATCGGGGCGTGACTCAAAAAACTGTATCCGTGCGGCTTCGGTCATGGTGGCGGCGCTTGCCGCTTGCCCCGCCACGTCCACGAACCACCCTGTGAAATCACCCGTGGTAAGATCGTTAGGAACCAAGGAGGTCAGTTCATGTCTTGCTTCCTCAAATTGCCTGTCTATTTCTGAGGGGAGCGCCGCCAGTTTGCGATGTGCTTCAAAGGGTCCGCCCAAAATAACGTAGGTGTATACGACCATGATCACCAAACCGATGAAAATCAACAGCGCTTGGAAGACATCTGTATAAATTACTCCGCGCATTCCTCCCGTGATGACGTAACAAGCGACAAGGCTCGTGAAGACTATCAAAGCGAGTTCATAATTAATCTGAAAAGTCGCTTCGACATAACGGCTTCCGCCGATGAGTACTGCCGCAGTATAAAGTGGCATAAAAAGAAAAATGATAAGCCCTGAAAAGCCTTGGATGAAACGTGAGTTGAAACGTTTACCCAAAAGTTCGGGAAATGTAGTTGCATCAAGACGCTGTCCCATGGCACGCACGCGGATTCCTAAAACCATAAATGCAATAAAGAAGCCAAAAAATAGGTTCATTACATTGGTTAGTACAATGCCCATGCCGAAGATAGCGGCGGCGCCGCCAAATCCGATTATTGCTGATGAACTGATAAAGGTGGCACCATACGAAAGAGCCATCATGAAGGGACTGATAGTGCGGCCGGCCAGCATGTAGTCTTCAGTGCTATGAGTTGCTTTGTACCCTTTGTAAGCCAAAAAAAATGTTACAGCCAAGTACAACAGGATCGTCAAAGCGACAACCAATAGATTCATCAGTGTGTTTCCTTTTAGACCGGAGTGTAAACTGTTGCGGCTAACCGGCGTAATTCAGATTTCAATATTTTATTGGTGGGTCCCATGGGAAGGCTTGGCAGAAAACTCACATGTCGAGGATAGGCATAGGCAGCGAGATGTTCACGTCCCCAATCTAGGATTTTCGCCGCAGTCAAAATAGCCTCTTCATGAAGAACAACAAAGGCATGGATTTCCTCTCCCAATTGTTCATCAGGTATGCCAACCACAGCTGCAAGTTTAATGCACGGGTGCCGCATCAATACCGCCTCTACCTGGCATG
Coding sequences:
- a CDS encoding sodium:solute symporter family protein, with protein sequence MNLLVVALTILLYLAVTFFLAYKGYKATHSTEDYMLAGRTISPFMMALSYGATFISSSAIIGFGGAAAIFGMGIVLTNVMNLFFGFFIAFMVLGIRVRAMGQRLDATTFPELLGKRFNSRFIQGFSGLIIFLFMPLYTAAVLIGGSRYVEATFQINYELALIVFTSLVACYVITGGMRGVIYTDVFQALLIFIGLVIMVVYTYVILGGPFEAHRKLAALPSEIDRQFEEARHELTSLVPNDLTTGDFTGWFVDVAGQAASAATMTEAARIQFFESRPDVAGVAVLMQKRPELASKLSILRIEQVGFRGWTRLPEAGSMFFYILITSLILGMSVGMLAQPQLAVRFMTVKDNRALNRSALFGALFFSVMFGVLATGALTNVWFAASEHGGRIATASVPAGNIDLIIPTYINRALPQWFGILFMLTLLAAVMSTLSSQFHLMGTSLGRDFLERGALNLMNERHTVLLARSGIALSVIVTLFLAWVLPGSIVAV